A genome region from Halorussus pelagicus includes the following:
- a CDS encoding helix-turn-helix domain-containing protein has translation MSAEEELDVDEEGDLTEEVNVEVADEEELSVETDQDRLSKGRERLEEEADRAVDQFDQGIVDLLSWVLDTETRARIYVYLRQHPHSTSEEIAEGTGLYPSTVRESLAELHDEEKVERRKRESEGAGNNPYEYTAIAPSDLVGGIAGQIQDELNTVFNLDDHLDTESETRVETEPSEPVSIRVEDEESADGDDEAEHGREADSNETSDDESDDTNDE, from the coding sequence GTGTCTGCCGAGGAAGAACTCGACGTGGACGAGGAGGGCGACCTCACCGAGGAGGTCAACGTCGAGGTCGCGGATGAGGAAGAGCTATCGGTCGAGACCGACCAGGACCGACTCTCGAAGGGCCGCGAGCGCCTCGAAGAGGAGGCCGACCGCGCGGTTGACCAGTTCGACCAAGGTATCGTGGACCTGCTCTCGTGGGTGCTGGACACCGAGACGCGGGCGCGAATCTACGTCTACCTCCGACAGCACCCCCACAGCACCAGCGAAGAAATCGCCGAGGGGACCGGTCTCTACCCCTCGACGGTCCGCGAATCGCTGGCCGAACTCCACGACGAGGAGAAAGTCGAGCGCCGCAAGCGCGAGAGCGAGGGCGCGGGCAACAACCCCTACGAGTACACCGCCATCGCGCCGAGCGACCTCGTGGGCGGCATCGCCGGACAGATTCAGGACGAACTGAACACGGTGTTCAACCTTGACGACCACCTCGACACCGAGTCCGAGACCCGCGTGGAGACCGAGCCGAGCGAACCGGTAAGCATCCGCGTCGAGGACGAAGAGAGCGCAGACGGCGACGACGAGGCCGAACACGGGCGAGAAGCGGATAGCAACGAAACGAGCGACGACGAATCGGACGACACCAACGACGAGTGA
- a CDS encoding phosphopantetheine adenylyltransferase, which translates to MRVALGGTFDPVHDGHRALFERAFELGDVTVGLTTDHLAPKTRHEDRYVRPFDERKADLETVLAEFADEHDREFEVRELTEPTGIATEEQFDALVVSPETTDGAERINEIRRERGFDPLEVEVVPHVTAADGDIISSTRIVKGEIDAEGNLTPEREGRNAER; encoded by the coding sequence ATGAGGGTTGCCTTGGGCGGGACCTTCGACCCGGTCCACGACGGCCACCGCGCGCTGTTCGAGCGCGCGTTCGAACTCGGCGACGTGACGGTCGGTCTGACTACCGACCATCTCGCGCCGAAGACGCGCCACGAAGACCGGTACGTCCGCCCGTTCGACGAGCGGAAGGCCGACTTGGAGACCGTGCTGGCCGAGTTCGCCGACGAACACGACCGAGAGTTCGAGGTCCGCGAACTGACCGAACCGACGGGTATCGCCACCGAGGAGCAGTTCGACGCGCTGGTGGTCTCGCCCGAGACGACCGACGGCGCGGAGCGAATCAACGAGATTCGCCGAGAGCGTGGGTTCGACCCGCTGGAAGTCGAAGTCGTCCCGCACGTCACGGCCGCGGACGGCGACATCATCTCCAGCACCCGCATCGTGAAGGGCGAAATCGACGCGGAAGGGAATCTCACGCCCGAGCGCGAGGGGCGCAACGCGGAGCGATAA
- a CDS encoding transcription initiation factor IIB family protein → MYRARDHVENERWLAEIEQCADRLDLDTDARSRATDLFLSTVSEWDAPDERDADSRRAVVAASLYAGSLIEGDQRSQGEVADAVGVARLTIQQRWKALLEEAGLQPPSW, encoded by the coding sequence GTGTATCGGGCACGCGACCACGTCGAAAACGAGCGCTGGCTCGCCGAAATCGAGCAGTGCGCCGACCGACTCGACCTCGACACCGACGCGCGCTCGCGGGCGACCGACCTCTTTCTCTCGACGGTCTCGGAGTGGGACGCACCCGACGAGCGAGACGCCGACTCGCGGCGCGCCGTCGTCGCCGCCAGCCTCTACGCCGGGTCGCTCATCGAGGGCGACCAGCGTTCGCAGGGCGAGGTGGCCGATGCCGTGGGTGTCGCGCGACTGACGATTCAGCAACGTTGGAAGGCATTGTTGGAGGAGGCCGGTCTGCAACCGCCGTCGTGGTAG
- a CDS encoding glutamate--cysteine ligase produces MDSGSAESFAEMGTLGIEEEFYVVDERGRPTSGTDELVYQRDPPELLDGRLDHELFKCVIETQTPKIERLANAREHLISVRNALVDHAEAGGFRIAAAGLHPGAKWRELEHAEKERYRAQLDRIRYPQHRNTTAGLHVHVGVDDADKAVWIANEIRWYIPVMLALSANSPYWNGFDTGLRSARAKIFEALPNTGMPTCFDSYEDFAAFEKTMLRSESIADRGELWYDVRPHTGLGTVEVRTPDGQADPDRVMAFVEYTHALVEDLAARYEDSADPWSAHRSGRRPEDGDPAYRHRRELLDENKWRAMRYGHDAEFIRRDRDGVVSLGEVVDRECERLGVSGIRDIYDGESGATRQRRIHDEEGVAALYESLVLRRE; encoded by the coding sequence ATGGACTCGGGTTCGGCTGAGAGTTTTGCAGAGATGGGGACGCTGGGTATCGAGGAGGAGTTCTACGTCGTCGATGAGCGCGGACGCCCGACCTCGGGCACCGACGAACTCGTCTACCAGCGCGACCCGCCCGAACTGCTCGACGGACGACTCGACCACGAACTATTCAAGTGCGTCATCGAGACCCAGACGCCGAAGATAGAGCGACTGGCGAACGCCCGCGAACATCTCATCTCGGTCCGGAACGCGCTCGTGGACCACGCCGAGGCTGGCGGATTCCGAATCGCGGCGGCGGGTCTCCACCCCGGCGCGAAGTGGCGCGAACTCGAACACGCAGAGAAGGAACGCTACCGCGCCCAACTCGACAGGATTCGGTATCCCCAACACCGGAACACGACCGCGGGCCTGCACGTCCACGTCGGCGTGGACGACGCGGACAAGGCGGTCTGGATAGCCAACGAGATTCGGTGGTACATCCCGGTGATGCTCGCGCTGTCGGCGAACTCGCCGTACTGGAACGGCTTCGACACCGGTCTCCGGTCGGCCCGCGCGAAGATTTTCGAGGCGCTCCCGAACACCGGAATGCCGACCTGTTTCGACTCCTACGAGGATTTCGCCGCCTTCGAGAAGACGATGTTGCGCTCGGAGTCCATCGCCGACCGGGGCGAACTCTGGTACGACGTGCGACCTCACACCGGTCTCGGCACCGTCGAGGTCCGGACGCCCGACGGGCAGGCCGACCCCGACCGCGTGATGGCCTTCGTGGAGTACACCCACGCGCTCGTCGAGGACTTGGCGGCGCGCTACGAGGACAGCGCGGACCCGTGGTCGGCCCACCGGAGCGGGCGACGCCCCGAAGATGGCGACCCGGCGTATCGCCATCGGCGGGAACTGCTGGACGAGAACAAGTGGCGCGCGATGCGCTACGGTCACGACGCGGAGTTCATCCGGCGGGACCGCGACGGCGTCGTCTCCCTCGGCGAAGTGGTTGACCGGGAGTGTGAGCGATTGGGCGTCTCGGGCATTCGGGACATCTACGACGGCGAGAGCGGCGCGACCCGCCAGCGCCGGATTCACGACGAGGAGGGCGTCGCCGCCCTCTACGAGTCGCTGGTTCTCCGGCGAGAGTGA